Genomic segment of Acidiferrobacterales bacterium:
TCTTGCTGCAAGGTCGATCAGAACGGCATGCTCATCCCGGCAGGCAACGCACCAGCTGGCCCATACATTGAGGATCCAGGGCCGGCCGATCATCTGATCCGGCCCGAATGTCTCCGAGTCCGAGTAAAGTTTTGGCAGTTCGAAAGATGGCGCACTGTCACCGATCAGCTCAGACGGCACCACAGTCGAGTCCAAGAACAGTCCGCGCACAAAGAATCCCGTCACCACCAGGAATATGGCGAGCGGAACCAGGGACAACCATCGTATGGGAGATGAGCGCTTGGCCATCAAACCCCGGATGCAGCGGCAATGTTGGACTCTGCCGCGCTTCGCCTGCGTTGAACTCTGAAGCGCTGATCGGCCAATGCCAGCAGCGCGCCAAGTGACATCAGGATCGCGCCGGCCCAGATCCACCGCACGAACGGCTTCACGTGAATTCTGACGCTCCAGCTCCCCTCGTCACCTAGCGGTTCACCCAAAGAGACGTAGAGGTCCTCGAACAATCCCGGTCGGATACCGGCCTCGGTCAGGGGTTCAGGCTGAATCGGATAGAATCGTTTTTCCGGATGCAAGGTTACGATGTGTCGGCCGTCACGACTGGCCTCGACTGTGCCCATCGATGAGATGTAGTTGGCAATGGGAATCTGCCCCACACCGACAAATTTGAAGTCGACGCCACCCAACTCATAGGAATCGCCGGGAACCATTTTCAGGTCCTGTTCGGTCTCATACAGACTGACCATCGTAACTCCGACCACAAAAACCGCAATTCCGAAATGTGCAATTGACATACCCCAAATTCCCCGTGGCTGTCTCAGCAATGCGCTGATCTTGTTCGGGCGATTTCTTACGCGGTCAAGCAAACCGTATGCAGTCGATGCTGTCGTCCAAATCGCGACCGTCAGTCCGACTGCGGCCAACCACTGATAGGGGCCATCAGCAAGAAACGGCAGTCCGATACCCGCAACCATGCTGAAAAGTAAAAGTGGCCATAATCCTCCCATCAGGCGGCCGATGCGGTCTTTCTTCCATCGTGACATTGCACCCACCCCGACCAATGCCGCCAGCGGTATCGTAAGCGGAATGAATACGGAATTGAAATAAGGTGGTCCGACTGAGACTTTTCCCAATCCGAGTGCATCGAGGAACAGCGGATATAAGGTGCCGAGCAGGATGGTCGCGGCTGCGGTGACAAGAAAAATATTGTTGAGCAGTATTCCAGCCTCCCGGGATACGATCGCATAACTGCCGCTAGAGCGGATGCTCGGCGCGCGATAGGCATAGATGGCGAGTGACCCGCCGATTACAAGGGATATCAGGATAAGCAGGAACACACCTCTAGACGGATCGGTTGCGAACGTGTGTACCGATGTCAGGACTCCGGACCTGACCAGAAAAGCGCCGATCAGACTGAGTGAGAACGTCAGCATTGCGAGCAGTACAGTCCATGACTTGAACAACCCGCGCTTTTCAGTCGCTGAGAGTGAATGAATCAATGCGGTTCCGACCAGCCACGGCATGAATGATGCGTTTTCAACAGGATCCCAGAACCACCATCCGCCCCAACCGAGTTCGTAGTAAGCCCACCAGCTTCCGAGGGTGATTCCGAGGGTGAGAAATACCCATGCCAGATTGGTCCATGGCTTCGACCATCTCGCCCAGGCAGCATCCAGCCGCCCGCTTAACAGGGCTGCGACTGCAAATGAGAAAGCCACCGAGAACCCGACGTACCCCATGTACAGCATGGGCGGGTGAAATACCAGACCCGGATCCTGCAATAGCGGATTGAGGTCTCTGCCCTCTGCCGCAGCAGGGATAATTCGCTCAAACGGGTTGGATGTCAGGATCAGGAACAGCAAAAACCCTACGCTGACCACACCGAGCACCGCCAGCACCCGCGCCAAAAATGTGTCGGGTACCTCCCGACTGAACCAGGCGACTGCGGCAGTCCACCCGGCCAGCATCAGCACCCACAGCAGCATCGATCCTTCATGGGCGCCCCAAACACCGGATATGCGATACATGAGCGGAAGCGCGGAATTGGAGTTCTGCACGACGTAATAGACCGAGAAGTCATAGCTGATAAACGCATAGGTCAGGCATGCGAACGAAATGAGCAGAAACAGCAAGTGCGCGATCGCGGCATAGCGTGCACCGGCCAGGATGGATTGCGTTCTCAGTGCCGCGCCTGTAACCGGAAGCGCAGTCTGCAAAACCGCCATGCACAAAGCCAGGATCAAACTGAATTGGCCGATTTCCGGAATCATGATTTTTCGTCTGGACTATTCTGTCTGCAATGTCTTGGCGGCTTCCAGCGCATCGGCCACTTCAGGCGGCATGTAGTTCTCGTCATGCTTGGCCAGAACCTCTCTGGCAATAAATCTACCTTGTGTGTCCAGCTTGCCTTTCGCCACAATTCCCTGTCCGTCGCGAAACAGATCCGGCAGAATTCCTGAGAATCGAACCGGTACTGTCTCCACCGTGTCGGTCACGTCAAATGTAACCAGCATATCCTCACCCGGCCGATCAACGCTGCCCTCGACAACAATTCCACCAATGCGAAATTCCCTATCGACCGGCGCATCGCCCGCGGCGATCTCACT
This window contains:
- the ccmE gene encoding cytochrome c maturation protein CcmE, with translation MTPRRARRLGMAGLIVVGVSVTLALTLNTFQSNLLYFISPSEIAAGDAPVDREFRIGGIVVEGSVDRPGEDMLVTFDVTDTVETVPVRFSGILPDLFRDGQGIVAKGKLDTQGRFIAREVLAKHDENYMPPEVADALEAAKTLQTE
- a CDS encoding DsbE family thiol:disulfide interchange protein gives rise to the protein MAKRSSPIRWLSLVPLAIFLVVTGFFVRGLFLDSTVVPSELIGDSAPSFELPKLYSDSETFGPDQMIGRPWILNVWASWCVACRDEHAVLIDLAARGIPIVGLNYKDEAKDARKWLRDWGNPYSVTAVDYEGAASIDWGVYGVPETFVIDGAGIILYKHIGPISVETVQQEILPHFGDQAS
- a CDS encoding heme lyase CcmF/NrfE family subunit, with the protein product MIPEIGQFSLILALCMAVLQTALPVTGAALRTQSILAGARYAAIAHLLFLLISFACLTYAFISYDFSVYYVVQNSNSALPLMYRISGVWGAHEGSMLLWVLMLAGWTAAVAWFSREVPDTFLARVLAVLGVVSVGFLLFLILTSNPFERIIPAAAEGRDLNPLLQDPGLVFHPPMLYMGYVGFSVAFSFAVAALLSGRLDAAWARWSKPWTNLAWVFLTLGITLGSWWAYYELGWGGWWFWDPVENASFMPWLVGTALIHSLSATEKRGLFKSWTVLLAMLTFSLSLIGAFLVRSGVLTSVHTFATDPSRGVFLLILISLVIGGSLAIYAYRAPSIRSSGSYAIVSREAGILLNNIFLVTAAATILLGTLYPLFLDALGLGKVSVGPPYFNSVFIPLTIPLAALVGVGAMSRWKKDRIGRLMGGLWPLLLFSMVAGIGLPFLADGPYQWLAAVGLTVAIWTTASTAYGLLDRVRNRPNKISALLRQPRGIWGMSIAHFGIAVFVVGVTMVSLYETEQDLKMVPGDSYELGGVDFKFVGVGQIPIANYISSMGTVEASRDGRHIVTLHPEKRFYPIQPEPLTEAGIRPGLFEDLYVSLGEPLGDEGSWSVRIHVKPFVRWIWAGAILMSLGALLALADQRFRVQRRRSAAESNIAAASGV